The window GACGCTCTTCTTTGTCTCCCGTACAGTTCTCCCATCGGATTTCGGTCCTGCCAGCGGTGATCGCATTGGCGGTCGCGGTGATTGCCGGCGCCAGCTCGCCAGTCGCGATTGCCGGCGGTGGCGATGCCGCCGAACTCGCGGGGCTGTTCGCCGCCATGGATGCCGGTCAAGTCGAAGCCGAATTCATTCCCTTGAGTGCAGCTCGAGCTAACCTGCTGGTCAAGAATTTGACCGAGAAACCGCTCCGGATCCAAATGCCTGCTGCATTCGCTGGCGTCCCCGTCAACGCTCAGATGATGGGTGGTGGTATGGGCGGCATGGGTGGTGGTATGGGCGGCATGGGCGGTGGTATGGGAGGTATGGGCGGCGGCATGGGAGGTATGGGCGGTGGTGGTCAGTCGATGGGCGGCGGTGGTGGCATGGGCGGCGGCATGGGTGGCATGGGCGGCGGTATGGGTGGTATGGGTGGCGGCATGGGCGGCGGTATGTTCACCGTCAAACCTGGACGCGTGCACAAAATGGGCCTCGATACCGTCTGTCTCGAACACGGCAAGCCCGACCCGAGCCCGCGGATGAAATACGCTATCGTGCCACTCGAGCGCGTCACGAAGGATCCCGCCGTGGCCCTGCTGTGTCAGGCAATCGGTAACGGGCAGGTAGCTCAAAACACCGCCCAAGCGGCGGCATGGAACCTGATGGACGGACTGAGCTGGGCCGAACTGGCCAAGAAAAACCGTGTTGAAAATACTTATACCGGCAACATCCCGTACTTCTCACAGCTTGAGTTGCGGGCGGCGATGGCTGTTGTCGCTGAAGCCCAACGAGCGACCGCTGATGAATCGTCGAGTGGCTCGCAATCGAGTGAGTCCGGCGTGAGTGAATCGATGTCGAGCGATCATGCGGCATCGTAAGGGTTTCAGGATTTCATGATACTGATTGAAGCAATCATCCAGCCGATCCGGTTGTCCACGGTCCGTGCGGCACTGGAGCAAGCTGGATTCGGTGAAACGATGACCGGTGATGCGACCGGTTACGGTCGTCAACGAGGGCAAGTCGCCACGTTTCGCGGCAATGAATATCGCATCGACCTGCTGCGTAAGGTGATTTTGAGCTTGGTCGTCCATGACGACGACGTTGACGAAGTCATCGCAATTATCCGCGCTGCGGCGAAGACGGGCGCCGCCGGTGAAATCGGGGATGGGAAAATCTTTACGATCCCGGTCACCGACGCGATCACTATCGGCTGAGAATCCGGCTCCGATTTTCCGGTCGCTCTGCGCAGGATCAATTCGCTTGTGCCGAATTCGAGGCACGCTCATGAGTCTGTTCTCGCTGGCTGAACCAACGCGCACATCGCCACAGTGCGAACGCAGTAACTACCAAGAGAATCGCGCCGACAAAATGCTGCATCGTATTGGTTCGGTTTCGCGTGTATTGAAAGTTCAGTGTGCCTTGAGCCAGCGTGATTCCCGATATGCGTTCCAGCAGTTCGTTTCGGGTGAGCGGCGTGGACGCGGGGCCTAGCGATTCCGATAAGGCGAAGACCGTGAGATGGTATTGCTTCACACCGGGGCCTTTCGATCGCATCGGATCGTAAGCGAGATGTCCCTTATCGTTCGTGCCTGGCGTCCCGGTTCCGCGAACGTTCTGCGGCAAACTGGTGATGTCGGCGGGGATGTCGTAGAGCACCCAGTACGATTTGACGTCGCCCGATTCAGGCGTGTGCCAAAGATTGATTGCATACGCCTGCGTGCCTGGAGGCCCCTTGGTCCATGCAATTGGTGGTGATTGGCCTAAGCCATCGCCAGTGAATTCCCCTGGCAGTTCATCACCTGCTCCGAACGCGGGGCTGGTGACTTTCAAGAGAGGCATCGCGTCAGCGGCGTCGTCGCCGATATTTAGGCTGCTTGTCCATTCAGCGGATTGTGGCAAGAAGGGCTTGCCCATGTCGCTGCGATAGGATGCGGTGCGTGTTTTGCCGGAGGGTTCCTGGAATGTGAAGTCCACTGCGCCGTCGTCGTGCACAATATAGTTGATTACGCCTTGGTTGCCTGCGACGTTATATTGCAGTTCGAACCGATTTTCAGTGCTTGTGAAGCCGGTAATGCGGGCATCGCGAAGGGGACGTAGGTCGGGTCGAATCGGATCGGCGCGGGGCTGCGGATCCACCTGTCCGTCTCGCCGCGTCACTTCGCCATAAAACCCGCCATTCAAATAAGGATAGGTTTTCTGCGCATGATAGTGATAGTTCCCTGATTCGTCCTGATGTCCGCCCAGGTTGTCGAGCGGTGCGAACTCGGCAGCTTTCTCATCTTGGTACCCGAAGATCGGATAGCCGTCGAGCGCGTACGCGATCGGGGCATTTTTTCCTGCGGTCGCTTCGAGGTGAGTGGGAGCGATGTGGTAGTGGTAATCGTCGGCGCGGCCGCAGTGGCCGCCGTATTCATCCAGTTCGCCGAACAGGTATGCATCGTCACCGCGGTTATTGAGCGGATTGAAAATCGGCACACCATTGACTGCTAACGCAATGGCTCCACGCAGGAAGTCATTCTTGGTCGACATTGGGGTCTTCGCAGGCACCGGGTGCAATGGAATGCGCCATGCGTTCTCCCTCAGGTATTTTTGTGGGAGGGGGACCTGTTGTTGCCAAGCTCGAATGCCGATCATCATGGGGTGTTCGGGCAGTCCATTGGATCCAACGTATAAAAAATCATTGTCCCATCGAAGTTGCAGCAGTTTCCCGAAAGGTTTGAAGTGCTGGCCGATCGCTGGCATCGCATTCGCTATCGTGGTGCCTTGGCTATCAGGGTGAATTTGAGTGTCGGGCTGAATCAATGCGGGCTTCATGGCGAGCCGTACGCCGGGCTGCTGATTGAGAGTTCTCAGGGCATTTAGGCGAGTTTCGATCCAGGTTCGGTCGGCAGTGCTGAGGCGATTGATCGCGATGCGTGTGAGCTTTCCAGCATCGGTTTGAATGTGAACTTGACCCCCTTTCGCGGACATGAAAGACCCATGCAAGTGCTCGCTGCTATCAATGATCGACCATGTTCGAGACGCAGTGGGTGCATCCGAGTCATCATGGTGTCCACCTTCATGTGCAGACAGTTGCGATGTTGAATTGAACAGCGTCAGCAGCACCATGGTTCCGGGCAGCAGGCGGTTGTGCATCATCATGGCTCCTTCTTCATCACAGCATCGAATTCTCACGACCTTGGTTTCCTGTGGGGGGCATTCGGGTTGATGTTGTTGAGGTTCGAAAAATCAGGCCGAGATTTTCCATCTGGTGGAGCGCTCACGACGTGGCGAAAAACGACCGTGTTGTCGAGCTCGATGTCGTCGGTCCAGATGAAAGCGGCGCCCTGGAAATCATGCTCGAAAAATGGGGCCTTCGGGCTGACTTGCTGTTGGGTGTACTCCCTAGCATTGCCCCATGAGCTGTCGTTGAACTCGATGGTGTACCAATCCTGGGGGATCGGAGCATCTTCGACTCGCGGATTGACGGTATCGCGGTCGATGGGGCCGTGAGAGTATGCCTTCGCCTTCCAGTTGGCGTTGGTGACCGTGCCGTCTCCAAACTTCAAAATGAAACCCGCGTCCCCGATGCTGGTGTTGGCGTACTCCATGCCTGTCGTCGCATCGGCATTGTCTTTCGCCATGACCGCAATGGTCATTGGGTAAGCAGGCAGAATGTCGACCGAAATGACGTTGTGTGGCATGAATTTGATGGAGTCAACCGCCACCAGTTCACCATTGATATACATAACGAACCAATTGTCTGCGTAGATATTCGCTGTGATGGTGTCACTCATGCGAGGCTTGCCCATGCCGGGTTGCTGGGCATGCTGGCTGTAGGCAGGTTCGAGCCAGGCATGCTGAGTGAATAATGCCGCCCCGGTGAGAACGGAGAGACAGAGGGTCAAGGCTGCTATTCGTTTGTTTTTCATTTATTCAAATTCCACACGGCGCAGGGGGGCATGATGGGTTTGGTGGTCGAAGTGGTTTGCCGGGAGCTCCCGTTCGGCGACCAGGGTCATGGTCAGGGTGACGTTGTCAACTCCGTAGGGCATCGCGACAAAACGCATTTTGCGAATCTGGCCGTTCGCCGAGTCATATGTGATTTCAACTTCCGCGGGTCCTCGATAGCCAGGCTTCTTCACCGCCACCATCCGCCGAGACGGATCGTCGACAGAGTCGGTGGTCAGGGCGGGGAGCAGCGTCAGGTCGTAGGCTGTCCGCAGCGCATCGAGTCCATCGTGGAGGTTGTTGATTGGCAGCGAGCATTCATGGCCAGGCAGGTCTCGATTAAAACGCGTCAGGTCATTGCTGAAGCGAACCGGTCCATCGGGCCGAACAGCCCAGCTCGTCACCCCATTGCTTCCCGTAATAAAGGAATCTCCCTGCTCAGTCTTTCGGGTCAGCACGAACTGTCTTGCCCCACGCACATCCAGGATGGCTTGATCGAGGGAAGGTTTAGGCGGGCGTTCGTGCTCGGGCGATGTCCGCTCTCGGTCTCCTTGTGGGGCGCTTGTCGTCTCGACAGCGATCTCGAAGGTACGATCGATCGACCGGTCGTTGGCAATCATGATGCGGTTCAGTTCCCGCATCGCGGCGGACGCAGAGCGAGCTCCCAGGGTTTGCCAAAAAAACAACGTCGCTACCAAGACCAGGCATGCTGTCGTCGCCCATGCGAGCTGTCGATGAGCACGCCACTGGCGAGCACTCGCTTTCGCGGGTGCAACCAAAGATGACGCATCGATTTGTTGGTATGCCTGTTCTTCGTGGGCAATGAAATGATTTCGCAGCCGGTCGTGCAGTAGCAAGGCTGAGGCAAATTGCCGTGCGTTCGAAGGCTCGAAATTAATCCACTCGCTCAGTTCTTGAAGCTGCTCGCGCGATAGCGAGTCATCGATATAGCCACTGATGAGATCTTGGATGGCGGCGCTCATGGAATACCAGCCTCCGCGTGCTTTTGATCAATACAGTTCTTCAAATGCTCCCGCACTCGCTGCAACGCTTTGGCGACGGAGTTCGCGGTCATGCCGACTTGATCCGCAATCGCGGCTGGCTTCAGGTCATTTCGATAGCGAAGTTCAAGCAGCAAGCTTGCCCGCCCTTCCACTAAATCGATGCAGTCGTGCAAATAATCCATTTGTGGCGTGGCCTCGGGCATCACTTCAGTAACGGCCATCGCGAGAGCAGCCACGGTTTCATCATCGAACACCAGCCGATCTCGCCGTCGACCGCGCAAGTAAAGTCTAACTTGGTTGCGGGCAACGCCGATTGCCCAGGCGACAAAGGGATAGTCGGGATCGTAGGAATTGAAAGACTCGATCACGGCCACAGCAACATCTTGGAGCACATCGTCGCGATCTCGAAAATCGCGAACGACCGATGTAATGAACGCTGAAACCGCCGGTTGAGCGAGTGCCCACTGCCGCGTCGCCTGCCGAGTTGTTTCGTCCACATGCATCCCCATCGAAAAAAGTGCCTCTCACTGTTACTTAACCAGCCACACCAAATCATGACCAACAATCTGCTTTTTTTCTCGCACCGCCTCGGTAGCGTTGCCGGGCAACGCGATTCACCAGAGCATTACAGTCGCGGGGCTCGCCGGGGCTGTATATCGGCTCCATCGGTGTCAGGATACGTTCGTAGACGCTGAGCTCAACCTGCTGGGGATGGTTGGGCAGCACCGCCGACTTCCCTAGCGACGGGGTGTCGTCAGCGGGGCTTGCCAATGGTGGCGAGCACTTCGATCATATGCTCGCCCAATTGGAATCGTTTTACTGATGGGGTCTTAAACCGCGAGCTGGATGTGGAATGGGAACACGGTATTTCGCTGTGGGGCCGCCGTGACCGTCAATCCTGGTCCAATTCGATCCCGATCTCAGGCGCTGCACCGCAATATCCGCCGCAGTTGGTCAAGCGACAGCAACTCAAAAGGAACAAACGCATGTGGTTGATCGCCGTTGACGAGGCTGGGTATGGGCCGAAGTTAGGGCCGCTCGTGGTCGCGGCAACGGCCTGGCAGAGTATCGATGTGGAGGCAGAGAGGGAGGCCTCGGTCGATCTGATTCAGCCCAATCCGTTTATCCCCATTTCGACTCCAGTGCGCGTCGCGGACGGGATGATCCGAGTGGATGACTCCAAGCAGATTTTCAAGGGCGGGTCACTAACGATGTTGCAGCGGATCGTTTCGGTTGCATTGCACGCCTGCGGACGAGCGGATGAGACGCTGATTGAAAGGCTGCCGACACTACTGCCCCGAGATTTTGAAACGATCTCACGGGTCCGCTGGCTGAAAACGATCGGTGTCGATTCAGCAGGGCCGCTCCCGTTTTCATCCGTCGAGCAGACTCGTGAAGCGGTCCAGCAGTGGGCGCGGTCGCCGTGGAGACTCCGCGATTGCCAGGCGCGGATGATTGATGCGGCAACTTTCAATCGGTACTGCACGGGGGACCCCGCTGGCTCACATCCATTATCCTCACATCCATTACCGGGGGTTGCCCCGCAGGGTAACAAGAGCGACCTGCTGGGCGAGACGAGCATCACGCTTGCCGCTGATCTACTCGACTCGGTGACAGGCCCATCGTCCCGCGAGCATGTGCAGATATTCTTTGACCGACATGGAGGCCGCCGCTATTACGCGGGGCTCATTCAGCAGTTCTTTGGTGGTGAGAGCGTGCAAATCGTGAGTGAGAGTCCGGCGCAGAGTGTCTATGAGACCGTTCGGCGGGGGATGCCAGTCCGTTTGCATTTTACGGTCAAAGGAGATCGTTTTGCGCCGGTAGCACTCAGCTCGCTGCACGCCAAGTATCTGCGTGAAGTCGCCATGGCCGCATTGAATGAATACTTCTGCGTAGCGATCGGAGCGGCGGGGTTTCGGCCGACCGCTGGATACCCAGTCGATGCTGATCGATTCATCGAGATGGTCGGGGCCGTGCTGAGGGAACGCGAAATCGCAGACGCGGATCTGATCCGCTGCCGATGACGTCGGTGAACCAAAAGGGCTGAACCAAAAGCAGGATTGCCACCCTCATCCTGGATTACGGATGCTCCAGTCGCCCGCGTTAGAGACCGAGCGAAATTTGCAGTCGGCAGACTGACTTCTACAGTTGTCAAACTGCGGTGCTCGTGCCATAGTGTTTCGTAAAAGTTCACATGACGTGAGCTTTTCTCTCAACCCCACTTTGTTACTTTTTTCACAAAGTATCTGTCTTCATGCCTGCATCCCCACGCCGCACGGTCATCAAACAGGGTCTCGATCTGCCTATTCTCGGTTGTCCCGAGCAACGTGTTGAGGTCGGTCCGTTGGTCCGCAGCGTAGCGCTGTTGGGTAACGATTACGTGGGTATGAAGCCAACGATGCTCGTTGCTCCGGGCGACCGGGTCGCCCTAGGGCAGCCGCTTTTCGAAGATAAGAAGACGCCGGGCGTCATCTACACGTCCCCTGGAGCGGGTACCGTCGGCGACGTGATTCGGGGTGCCAAGCGAAAGTTCGAGGCGGTCACGATCCAGCTCGATGGCGACGACGCTGTGACGTTCGAAGACGCTCGCGAGAAAGATCCTGTGTCCCTCGGTGGCGAGGGCGTGCAGTCCGTATTGGTTGCGAGCGGACTATGGCCCGCATTACGAACACGCCCCTTCGGCAAGGTTCCCGAGATTGGATCCAAGCCCAGCTCGATTTTTGTGACGGCGATCGATACCAATCCGCTGGCGGGCGATCCAGCGGTGGTGTTGAGTGAGCGAAAGAATCAGTTTGTGCTTGGTCTGCAGGCATTGACCCAGCTCGGCGAGGGTGCCGTGTATGTCTGTAAGGCCGAGGGAGCCTCGGTCGCCGGTGAAGAGGTCAAGGGTGTCACCATGGCCGAGTTCGCCGGGCCGCACCCGGCCGGGTTGGCGGGGACTCATATTCATTATCTCGATCCAGTAGGTCCGACTAAAACAGTTTGGTACATCGGCTACCAGGATGTCATTGCCATCGGCGCCTTGTTTCAGACGGGCCAGCTCGATGTCCGCCGCGTCATTTCATTGGCCGGCCCTAAAGTCAAACAGCCGCGTTTGATCGAGACACGACTCGGGGCTTGTATTGACGATCTTGTTGCCGATGCGGTTGTCGGCGATTGCAAGGTGCGACTGATCTCGGGTTCCGTCTTGTGCGGTCACAATGCCGCGGCACCACACAATTACCTCGGCCGTTATCACCAGCAGGTATCGGTGATTGAAGAGGGTGACCATCGTGAATTCTTGGGCTGGCAAAAGCCCGGCTTTGACAAGTATTCCGTAACGCGGGTGTTCGCTTCGGCGCTCAATCCATCCCAGAAGTTCGCATTCACGACGTCCACCGGCGGCAGTGAGCGAGCGATGGTGCCGTTGGGAACCTATGAAAAAGTCATGCCGATGGACATGCTGCCCACCCAGCTCCTGCGGTCGCTGATCGTCCGCGATACCGATGCGGCCCAGTCGCTCGGAGCACTCGAACTTGAAGAAGAAGATGTGGCCCTGTGCACGTTCGTGTGCCCAGGTAAATACGAATACGGATCGCTGTTGCGACAGAACTTGACCACGATTGAACGTGAAGGCTAAACATGAAACCACTGCGTGACGCTTTTGATCGCGTTCACCCCTACTTTGCGAAGGGGGGGATCTTAGAAAAAGCCTACCCTGTCTACGAATCGATTGATACGTTTTTGTTCACGCCTGGTGAAACCACCCGGGGTCGAACGCACGTTCGCGATGGCATCGATTTGAAACGCATGATGATCACGGTCGTCATGGCTTTGATTCCGGTGACTTTGTTTGGGATGTGGAATGCGGGCTATCAAGCCAACTCGGCTATCGTGCAAATGACCGAAGCGGATGTACCGATCGAATATGATTGGCATCACACGGTGCATACAGCCTTAGGGCTGGGGCATGATCCGAGTAGCTTCGTTGACAATTTTGTTTACGGGGCGATCTTCTTTATCCCGATTTACGTTGTCACCATGTTTGTTGGCGGTCATATCGAGATGGTATTCTCGGTGCTGCGGGGGCATGAGATCAACGAAGGCTTCTTGGTAACCGGGCTATTGTTCCCACTGACTCTGCCGCCCAATATTCCTTTGTGGCAGGTAGCTCTGGGGATCTCCTTTGGAGTGATTGTCGCGAAAGAGGTGTTCGGCGGTACCGGGCGTAACTTCCTGAATGTGGCGTTGGCGTCGCGAGCGTTCCTGTATTTCTCGTACGCTGCGAGTATCAGTGGTGACAAGGTGTGGACAGCGGTTGACGGTTTCAGTGGCGCGACGGCGTTGGGTCAAATGGCTGTCGCAGAGGGCGGTGCCATCGAATCGCTCGAACACGTCAAGTATGTGTGGGGCGAGACTGGCTCGATCACGTGGATGGACTCATTCCTGGGCACGATTCAAGGTTGCTTTGGTGAGACCAGCACGCTGTTGTGTATTGTCGGTGCGTTGATCTTAATTGCCGCGGGAATTGGCTCGTGGCGGATCATGTTGAGTGTGATTCTCGGAGTGATCGGTACCAGTCTGCTGCTCAATATGATCGGTAGTAAGAACAATCCGATGTTTGAAATTCCGTTCCACTGGCACCTTGTGATCGGCGGTCTGGCATTTGGACTTGTCTTCATGGCGACCGACCCGGTCAGCGCTTCGATGACCAACACCGGTAAATGGTTTTATGGCATTTTGATCGGATTCATGACCGTATTGATCCGCGTCATTAATCCCGCCTTCCCGGAGGGCATCATGTTGGCGATTTTGTTCGGCAACGTGTTTGCTCCCCTGATTGATTATTTCGTCGTCCAAGCCAACGTCCGCCGGAGGGTTGCTCGCTATGCTAGCTAAAGATTCAACTCCAGGAACCATCCTGATAGCGACGATCCTGTGCGTCGTGTGTTCGCTCGCGGTGAGCGCTGCGGCGGTGGCGTTGAAGCCATACCAGGTTGAGAACGTCCGACTCGATCAAAAGAAGAATATTCTTGACGCGGCGGGGATCCCGACCGACGAGTTTGGCAAGCCCGCATCGGAACTCTCCAGCGCAGAGATCGACAATCTCTACAAGTGGGTTGAAGAAGAGATGGTCGACCTCGATACCGGTGACTACGACACCGAGTTCGACAAGAGCACCTTCAATCTCGAAGAGCAGG of the Allorhodopirellula heiligendammensis genome contains:
- a CDS encoding Na(+)-translocating NADH-quinone reductase subunit A, whose product is MPASPRRTVIKQGLDLPILGCPEQRVEVGPLVRSVALLGNDYVGMKPTMLVAPGDRVALGQPLFEDKKTPGVIYTSPGAGTVGDVIRGAKRKFEAVTIQLDGDDAVTFEDAREKDPVSLGGEGVQSVLVASGLWPALRTRPFGKVPEIGSKPSSIFVTAIDTNPLAGDPAVVLSERKNQFVLGLQALTQLGEGAVYVCKAEGASVAGEEVKGVTMAEFAGPHPAGLAGTHIHYLDPVGPTKTVWYIGYQDVIAIGALFQTGQLDVRRVISLAGPKVKQPRLIETRLGACIDDLVADAVVGDCKVRLISGSVLCGHNAAAPHNYLGRYHQQVSVIEEGDHREFLGWQKPGFDKYSVTRVFASALNPSQKFAFTTSTGGSERAMVPLGTYEKVMPMDMLPTQLLRSLIVRDTDAAQSLGALELEEEDVALCTFVCPGKYEYGSLLRQNLTTIEREG
- a CDS encoding NADH:ubiquinone reductase (Na(+)-transporting) subunit B, whose amino-acid sequence is MKPLRDAFDRVHPYFAKGGILEKAYPVYESIDTFLFTPGETTRGRTHVRDGIDLKRMMITVVMALIPVTLFGMWNAGYQANSAIVQMTEADVPIEYDWHHTVHTALGLGHDPSSFVDNFVYGAIFFIPIYVVTMFVGGHIEMVFSVLRGHEINEGFLVTGLLFPLTLPPNIPLWQVALGISFGVIVAKEVFGGTGRNFLNVALASRAFLYFSYAASISGDKVWTAVDGFSGATALGQMAVAEGGAIESLEHVKYVWGETGSITWMDSFLGTIQGCFGETSTLLCIVGALILIAAGIGSWRIMLSVILGVIGTSLLLNMIGSKNNPMFEIPFHWHLVIGGLAFGLVFMATDPVSASMTNTGKWFYGILIGFMTVLIRVINPAFPEGIMLAILFGNVFAPLIDYFVVQANVRRRVARYAS
- a CDS encoding P-II family nitrogen regulator; this translates as MILIEAIIQPIRLSTVRAALEQAGFGETMTGDATGYGRQRGQVATFRGNEYRIDLLRKVILSLVVHDDDVDEVIAIIRAAAKTGAAGEIGDGKIFTIPVTDAITIG
- a CDS encoding sigma-70 family RNA polymerase sigma factor, producing MGMHVDETTRQATRQWALAQPAVSAFITSVVRDFRDRDDVLQDVAVAVIESFNSYDPDYPFVAWAIGVARNQVRLYLRGRRRDRLVFDDETVAALAMAVTEVMPEATPQMDYLHDCIDLVEGRASLLLELRYRNDLKPAAIADQVGMTANSVAKALQRVREHLKNCIDQKHAEAGIP
- a CDS encoding YHYH protein; translation: MMHNRLLPGTMVLLTLFNSTSQLSAHEGGHHDDSDAPTASRTWSIIDSSEHLHGSFMSAKGGQVHIQTDAGKLTRIAINRLSTADRTWIETRLNALRTLNQQPGVRLAMKPALIQPDTQIHPDSQGTTIANAMPAIGQHFKPFGKLLQLRWDNDFLYVGSNGLPEHPMMIGIRAWQQQVPLPQKYLRENAWRIPLHPVPAKTPMSTKNDFLRGAIALAVNGVPIFNPLNNRGDDAYLFGELDEYGGHCGRADDYHYHIAPTHLEATAGKNAPIAYALDGYPIFGYQDEKAAEFAPLDNLGGHQDESGNYHYHAQKTYPYLNGGFYGEVTRRDGQVDPQPRADPIRPDLRPLRDARITGFTSTENRFELQYNVAGNQGVINYIVHDDGAVDFTFQEPSGKTRTASYRSDMGKPFLPQSAEWTSSLNIGDDAADAMPLLKVTSPAFGAGDELPGEFTGDGLGQSPPIAWTKGPPGTQAYAINLWHTPESGDVKSYWVLYDIPADITSLPQNVRGTGTPGTNDKGHLAYDPMRSKGPGVKQYHLTVFALSESLGPASTPLTRNELLERISGITLAQGTLNFQYTRNRTNTMQHFVGAILLVVTAFALWRCARWFSQREQTHERASNSAQAN